TGCTGCCATTTTCGTCTTCTCTATTTTAGACTTTTGTTTAGAGGACGAGAGCACAAAATAGAAGAGTCCATAAACCAACTTACCGGTTGTGCCATTTAAGTATAGGTAGACAATGCATAAAATGTGAATTTAGGACATTATTTTAGGGTGAATGTTGCAACTAAGACcatgtttgataatccaattcaacacttaaatttaatggaatcagatcttaacatattcaaatcgcttgataaccaaaaattgaacatctgaattaattaagtgaaaTTGAATTTCTTAGACAAAATTTGCTCTCAAAATTAAgtaataaactattcacttatcactgcttgatttatatatgtacttaaatgtattagatttaatatttaacaatttactaacttaatggattcaaatttcaaatttcaattatATCAAACGCACCTTAAGTGTTAATACCTTGAACGAACCATCACActtctctaaaaaaaaaataaaaattaaaaattttaggcCATTCTTGGCCTTGAACTGGTTGGAGCAATTGAGAATTGAAATCCTTGATTCTTTTTTGCTTGTCTTCTCATATGTATTATGCATTGATATACCAAACTATGTGATGCTTAAATTTGAAATAATAGTAAGATAATATAATGCTTGATATGAGCTGCTTTTATAAGCTTCTAAAGCATGAACTaaggtgttttttttttcatatttggtCCTAAAAGTATGAAATAAGTTACACGAACACagataatgtttttttttttttcaattgccaAGATGAAAGGTCAAGAATTAGAGATCTTGAATTATATATTTTCTCCTTCTACTTTGCTACTTCTCAAATTCCACCCTTCATCTGCAAAGTCATCCAAAGAAGAATGAGGATTCAATTTGGCTTAGACGCCCCGACTGGTGTCCACCGGCTAGCCACTACTGTCAATTTCTGAATTCTCCCCAATTTTCCCACCTCCAACAAatattgtgtttggattgtaagttatttgcccaaatatatttgtttacatCACTATTACAATTTctaatacacctttttatcttttcaattacctttttatctcacatacatcaaatcacaaaaattactacaataaaaatatctcaaataacttaccGTCCAAACACACTAGAATCATCATTTACGTATCCATTCTTCACACAGTCACACACTAACAGCAACAGAAAGAAACACGGGCTTCTCGTttagttttcacttttcatacAAAATTTTGCATGGCTAAGCTTCACTAAATAGTACGAGCAGCCAATTATGATTGCAAAACGTGGGGCCAAAACCAGTCACCTCCCACCACGTGTCCCTCCAAGTGAGCCACTTGGGCTATATATGCAGCCCCTTGGGAAGCCAAGCGCAGAGATTACACACACAACACACACTTGAGAGTGAGAGAGCGGTGTTCTAGGAGTTCAGTTGAAGGCAGGGAGAGATTGAGaggaaaatttgaagaaaaatcagTTAAAAGGACTCCTTTCTGGAGTCCTAAAATTgtgggtttttttttgtttccccATTTCTTCTTCTCAGCTCAATTATTTCCTTCGCCTTTCTTGCTCTGTCTCCCTCTGCCTCACGAGTGTTGTTGAAATTCTAGCGTGGTTTGTCTGACATTTGTTTATTTGTTGTAATTAAAGATGTTTATCGAGAACTTTAAGGTTGACAGCCCCAATGTGAAGTACTCCGAGAGTGAGATTCACTCTGTTTATAACTATGAAACCACCGAACTTGTTCATGAGAACAGAGACGGTACTTATCAGTGGATTGTCAAGCCCAAATCTGTTCAATATGAATTCAGGACTGATATTCATGTCCCCAAATTAGGGTGAGAATATTCGTATTCTGAAACCAacccttttcttatttttgccCAAATCACCTAAAATGCAGAGATTCTTGGGGCAAAAAAATAGTAGgagtgattaaaaaaaaagggtttttttttggtatattaTACTAATGCATAATTGAGTTTGTTTTGTTTCTCATGGTatgattttgttttgtttggtttGTTTTTGCATAGGGTTATGCTTGTGGGGTGGGGAGGGAACAATGGTTCAACTCTGACAGGAGGCGTCATTGCAAACAGGGAGTAAGTCAATTCATTCTTGGTTTTCAAATTTCGTTGAGATTAAGGTTGTTGATAGTCAAATCCAAgcactgaattttttttatatgtataattctgatgggatccggtgaaataattttggaatatggcttaattaaaatttttgcaGGGGAATTTCTTGGGCAACCAAGGACAAAGTGCAACAAGCAAATTACTTCGGCTCTCTTACCCAGGCATCTTCCATAAGGGTTGGATCCTTCAATGGAGAGGAGATCTATGCCCCATTCAAGAGCCTCCTTCCCATGGTATGCATGGCCATGGCCCACCACATAACTTGATTGTGTAAAACAAGGGTAGGTCTTATTGATGATTTTAAGAATAATAATTCATTTTTAATGATATGGCCATGATGAACAGGTCAACCCAGAAGACATTGTTTTTGGCGGGTGGGACATAAGCAACCTGAATTTGGCTGATGCCATGGCCAGGGCTAAGGTCTTAGATATTGATCTACAGAAACAATTGAGGCCCTACATGGAATCCATGGTCCCTCTCCCTGGTATCTATGACCCTGATTTCATTGCTGCTAATCAAGGCTCACGTGCTAACAACTTGATCAAAGGAACCAAGAAAGAACAAGTTGAACAAGTTATTAAGGATATTAGGTACTAATCTTATACACTTATCATCATTAAGGCTAATGATAAAGCGGGCTTGGTTATTTCTTTACCtaatttctgtttttttttttttcaattgtcGTGTATAATAGGGAGTTCAAGGAGAAGAACAAGGTGGACAAGATTGTTGTCTTATGGACCGCTAACACAGAGAGATACAGCAATGTTGCTGTTGGCCTTAATGACACGACGGAAAATCTTCTTGCTGCTTTGGACAGAAATGAGGCTGAGATTTCACCCTCCACCTTGTATGCTATAGCTTGCATGTATGAAAATGTCCCTTTTATAAACGGCAGCCCTCAGAACACATTTGTCCCAGGTTTCTTCCTTTCTCTGTTGATCTTTATGATGAACTTTTTGGAACAGGCTTCTAACCCTTCAGTTTATTGTAATTATCCgacaaaaattattaatttggtTACGGTACTGAATTATGTCAGGTTTGATTGATTTGGCCATTAAGAGGAACTGCTTGATTGGTGGAGATGACTTCAAGAGTGGGCAGACAAAGATGAAATCTGTGCTTGTTGATTTCCTCGTGGGGGCTGGTATCAAGGTATAGCTGGTCTTCTTCAGTGTTTTGTAAGATTACAAAGGACTGCTAACTCTTTTAACTTATCTTGGTTGGATGTGTGTAATTTGCTTGCCAGCCAACTTCAATTGTGAGCTACAACCATTTGGGGAACAATGATGGCATGAATCTTTCTGCCCCTCAAACTTTTAGGTCCAAGGAGATCTCCAAAAGCAATGTGGTGGATGACATGGTTGCCAGCAATGGTATCCTTTATGAACCTGGGGAGCACCCTGACCATGTTGTTGTCATTAAGGTACTCTGATAGAAATAAATGCATCTTCTTGTACTGCAATTGAGAAGTTGTGTCTAAAAGTAACCATGTTTGTGGAGCTATATGTAGTTAATCATCTCTTAAACTTCATATGATTTCTTAATATTCTTAAGTTTCTTGATGATCATTTGATGTGGGGCTGATGAAATTTGTATGTTGCTGCAGTATGTGCCATATGTTGGAGACAGCAAGAGAGCCATGGATGAATACACATCAGAAATATTTATGGGGGGAAAGAGCACTATAGTGTTGCACAACACTTGTGAAGACTCTCTTTTGGCTGCTCCAATCATCTTGGATCTTGTCCTCCTTGCTGAACTTAGCACTCGCATTCAGCTCAAAGCTGAAGGAGAGGTCAGTCACATTTGTCACTTAAAAAATCATTTGCCTTTATTCTGAATAGTGAGTTCTTGATTATGCATATACTTGCTCTTATGCTCTTCCATTTCcaatttgattttgttttcaGGGAAagttccactccttccaccctGTGGCCACAATTCTCAGCTATCTCTCTAAAGCCCCTCTTGTAAGTTGTTAATACTTGCTCTTTCCTCCTGATTTTTCAGAGCCAATCTTAGCCTCAAAACTCACAAATGCAGCCAAATATGCCCAGTTTCACCTGATTCCTTTGTTTATCATTCATGCAACACACCACCAGAAACGCACTGGTTGGCTTGAAATCACAATGGTATTCATTTTATGGTGTAGTAATTGATTGATTTCTTGGGGAAAAACAGGTACCACCAGGCACACCAGTGGTGAATGCACTTTCAAAACAGAGGGCAATGCTAGAGAACATATTGAGGGCTTGTGTTGGACTCGCACCAGAGAACAACATGATTTTGGAATATAAGTGAAGAATTTGCATCCATCTGATTTATGGATGTTTAGCAAGAGATTCATATCAAGGAAAATTAGTTCCGTGCTGTTTGTTCAAGGAACCaacctttctttccttctttttttcttcttctttttgttatttttaatcCTTTGTAAGCTAGTATGTCATGTGTCAATGTCTTCTTTTGAAGATGCAATATTCTGGTTAGTTACTGTGTAATTTGGCTGGTAATTAAGATAATGTCTTTCAGTTGTTGATCTCACTTGCTTAGCAGCCGTTTTAATTTTCTGCTAATTCACCTATCGTTGTGATAAAATGAAACAATTTTTGAGCTGATCATACAAGTAATTAGTGATCCCTAACATGCAAAATTCAGTAgaattagtaaaaaaaaaaacactgtaCGTAGAAAGATTACCAAAATACAGTAGATATATAACTACCATGGTAGGATGACAAAATTGCTGAACTTGATGTACGAGATGTGATAACTAATGTAAACTTATCTCAATCACAATGAACATGTATAGAATAAAGGAAGAATCAAAGCATTTGCTAATTCTGTAGAGTAATTATGATTCTTTACCATCCCTATTCAGTTGCTATTCAATTCCCTTTCAATATTGGGAGAAGCCACAGGATCCCCTTGAGGCAATTTCCACCTGATCCACTCAATTTTAGGAGAGCTATTATAACACATACGAATTCTACATAAATTGATGTCCTCCAAGCTGTATTTTATATAAACACGAAGTATTTTGTACTGCTTGAAGCTCTAACATATACAAAATTCGATTTGAAATACAAATACAATCCATCTATTAAAATTCGACTCGCCTTGTTTGCACCTCTCTAACCATCAGAATCAACAGCCAGTTTTCAAATACAGCCAAATCTTATGGCAAATAAGAGAACAGCCCAACGTCCACTAACCTGAGAATGGCTTTGAATGGCAACTTAATTaccaaaattacaaaaataatcAGTTCAAAGCACAATTAAAAAGCCACTCAAATTGATCTAAATCACCaaataatctgtccaaatcATTGCACAACTCACTGTAGCAATCAtgttgactcttttttttttaaataaaatagaagctaatattattaataaactaGTTGAAAATCGTCCAGTATGATTTGTTCCACAAAGAAAGCTGCACTAATGGCTCTTTTATGTATCTCAAAGATTTGTGATGAATTACTAGTTCTGTCATGATTGATTGTGGGACAGAAGGGATGGAAAAAAAGGAGTAATTTGAGTTGACATAAAGTATTATTTAATGAACCCTCAAGTGCTTTAAATTGCCATCTAAATactaaagcaaaaaaaaaaaaaattcaaatccagATATCTGTTGAGCTAACTCTAAATCCAAGTAATTTGAAAATGGTAGTTTTTAGTACCCGAATCTCTTGAATTTGGAGTGCATTTTCCACAGAATCCTCTATTATCCAAACTAACCTGTAAATTAAGGCTGAATACTTAAATTCCACAAGATTTGGAGCCCAACATCTTCCATTGCAATGGACCTTGGATGAAGCCAGCCGACCATAGCTTTTACGAAAATGAAAAGGCCTAATGAGCCCATTTAATCCAACAGGAGTCTTTTTTGGTTTAGAGCCCATCCGTACTTCTAATTCTTCTTAAACAGACAAATCTGGTTGCCGAAGAAGACCTAAAAGCCCAAAAAACCATAAGAGCTGCTTTCTTTTTTGCCTTGTGGAATGAAATTTTTTCATTAGAAAAAGAGAGGGAAGAAGAACAATCTCTGAAGCTGCCTTTTTATGCCCTTGTCCTCGTTACTTTAGATTTTACAAAAATTGATTATGAAAAGTGATTATAAAGAATAATCAGAatcaacaaaatttattttttgattgattatgaattttaattttttttatttttaaaaaccTATAATTTGAATGCA
This DNA window, taken from Coffea eugenioides isolate CCC68of unplaced genomic scaffold, Ceug_1.0 ScVebR1_1468;HRSCAF=2321, whole genome shotgun sequence, encodes the following:
- the LOC113755404 gene encoding inositol-3-phosphate synthase, yielding MFIENFKVDSPNVKYSESEIHSVYNYETTELVHENRDGTYQWIVKPKSVQYEFRTDIHVPKLGVMLVGWGGNNGSTLTGGVIANREGISWATKDKVQQANYFGSLTQASSIRVGSFNGEEIYAPFKSLLPMVNPEDIVFGGWDISNLNLADAMARAKVLDIDLQKQLRPYMESMVPLPGIYDPDFIAANQGSRANNLIKGTKKEQVEQVIKDIREFKEKNKVDKIVVLWTANTERYSNVAVGLNDTTENLLAALDRNEAEISPSTLYAIACMYENVPFINGSPQNTFVPGLIDLAIKRNCLIGGDDFKSGQTKMKSVLVDFLVGAGIKPTSIVSYNHLGNNDGMNLSAPQTFRSKEISKSNVVDDMVASNGILYEPGEHPDHVVVIKYVPYVGDSKRAMDEYTSEIFMGGKSTIVLHNTCEDSLLAAPIILDLVLLAELSTRIQLKAEGEGKFHSFHPVATILSYLSKAPLVPPGTPVVNALSKQRAMLENILRACVGLAPENNMILEYK